Proteins encoded together in one Microplitis mediator isolate UGA2020A chromosome 7, iyMicMedi2.1, whole genome shotgun sequence window:
- the LOC130670739 gene encoding ovochymase-like, which yields MFILLCLFFFLSIAAEKNNFIRPINNNTRLKIINGHPINIELRPFMVSLHCRNFFICGGSIISSSWVLTAQHCINPQEPLHHYYIRAGSVYYYQGQIYYLSRIEMINTENESANNGSSVVDYLPKHDIVLLKMTRKFKYSSTIKPAKLPINDEIPHYLWASGWGLTESNEPSTKLRIVGLTKIPYNACFNISSYSRVLLNDHHICFGSGGYDSCSGDSGGPLANYDTIYGIVSFGITKCGFGPGVYEKVSFYSDWINYIINT from the exons ATGTTCATTTTACTgtgcttgtttttttttctaa gtaTCGctgctgaaaaaaataattttattcgtccaattaataataatacacgtttaaaaataattaatggacATCCAATAAATATTGAACTTCGACCATTTATGGTTTCACTTCActgcagaaatttttttatatgcggTGGAAGCATCATATCCTCATCTTGGGTATTAACTGCTCAACACTgcat TAATCCACAAGAACCATTACATCATTACTATATTCGTGCAGGGTCTGTGTATTATTACCAAGggcaaatttattatttgtctaGGATTGAAATGATAAATACCGAAAACGAGTCTGCGAATAACGGCTCATCAGTGGTTGATTATTTACCAAAGCATGACAtagtattattaaaaatgactcgaaaatttaaatattcttcaACGATAAAACCAGCTAAATTGCCAATTAATGATGAAATTCCCCATTATCTTTGGGCTTCTGGATGGGGCTTAACTGAATCAAAc GAACCATCAACGAAATTACGAATAGTTGGGTTAACAAAGATACCTTATAATGCTTGTTTCAATATATCTAGTTATTCTAGGGTATTACTGAATGACCATCATATATGCTTTGGTAGTGGAGGTTATGATTCTTGCTCGGGAGATTCAGGAGGGCCTTTAGCAAATTATGATACAATATATGGCATAGTTTCATTCGGAATAACCAAGTGTGGATTTGGTCCTGGAGTCTATGAAAAAGTTTCTTTTTATTCTGATTGGATAAACTATATAATTAATACATAA